The following proteins are encoded in a genomic region of Gopherus flavomarginatus isolate rGopFla2 chromosome 14, rGopFla2.mat.asm, whole genome shotgun sequence:
- the RIPOR1 gene encoding rho family-interacting cell polarization regulator 1 isoform X4, whose product MNGRYKGRPSRSHSTMSLSVRPQRRALAARINRSQSFAGVNSIQDKAFRNLPPFSTPTVSRKTGSRVRRMFSMSHKSPPPKVPQPDRLDEVYEALKKGLTAYLEVHQLELEKLSTQIRESKRNSRLGFLYDLDKQVKSIERFLRRLEFHASKIDELYESYCIQRRLRDGAHNMVKAYTAASPGSREARDSLAEASKGYKEYTENMCLLESELESQLGEFHVKMKGLAGFARLCAGDQYEIFMKYGRQRWKLKGRIEGNGKQVWDSEEMVFLPLITEFLSIKVTELKSLANHVVVGNVSCETKDLFAALPQVVAVDINDLGTIKLSLEVNWNPFDKDDQPSAASTVNKASTVNKRFSTYNQSPPDTPSLREQAFYNMLRRQEELENGTAWSISSESSDDSSSPQLSGSARHASHKPIVQPEVQASAPAIEIAFSQQEEAGATAEPPSRQEEPGSATKEVVANGHVPYSRTLSHISESSLDAAVDCREGPSAHREPSPVPQDPSTGELPPPETDAHPEASNLLVPWTGPDQSPEAEACGAVSQAEACEPVVGRAEATVCQALGPQGHEVSPDPPVVLHPVSEERGRLAPAQLLLTSPAEVPRPKPVDCGLEEAIGLLGSALDDYRGQFPELQPLERELKHLEEILMHKQGVFLSRASSMSLTVEHALESFSFLNTSDMDDSEGSEEEWRAGGARAASGALGGCEVMAEDTGTCRGSEGSSDPMSTGNEFLDRAVVLHLSNCNRLLLKLGTFGPLRCREMYALDKLMREAQVLEIVCQLTEEKSGAANAAAEVVQFSTRKEGVLALWDCCVEQPNVYTCPVERFLRTLSAQYAAPVAERQPGLAESVCVKLVEDVLDRRLPKRPGSSQGEQLTIFQYWSHFESLPVSTLDAYIMELAEEVLLAQSLNSDDQDVVLKALKRVPESRLKKDGLKAMSSLLIEGNSKVVSAVSAQLRSLAENPRFRERALVWFLEQLEDEEVQMRIASCAALGCLKAKESIEQLVYLCQTDKEDVREAAKQSLMLCGEDGKSAHRRLEETLNSLPRIFAPGSMASTAF is encoded by the exons GAACCTGCCTCCCTTCAGCACCCCAACAGTGTCCAGGAAGACTGGCTCCCGGGTCAGGAGGATGTTCTCCATGTCCCACAAGTCCCCCCCACCCAAGGTGCCGCAGCCCGACCGGCTGGACGAGGTGTACGAAGCGCTCAAGAAGGGGCTGAC AGCCTACCTGGAGGTGCACCAGCTGGAACTGGAGAAGCTCAGCACCCAGATCCGCGAGTCCAAGAGGAATTCCCGCCTG GGCTTTCTCTATGATCTTGACAAG CAAGTCAAGTCGATCGAGCGGTTCCTGCGCAGGCTGGAGTTCCATGCCAGCAAG ATCGACGAGCTCTACGAGTCGTATTGCATCCAGCGGCGGCTCCGCGATGGGGCCCACAACATGGTCAAAGCCTACACCGCCGCCTCCCCGGGCAGCCGCGAGGCACGGGACAGCCTGGCAGAGGCCAGCAAGGGCTACAAAGAGTACACCGAG AACATGTGTCTGCTGGAGAGCGAGCTGGAGAGCCAGCTGGGGGAGTTCCACGTCAAGATGAAAG GACTGGCCGGGTTTgccaggctctgtgctggggacCAGTATGAG ATCTTCATGAAGTACGGGCGCCAGCGCTGGAAGCTGAAGGGGCGCATCGAGGGGAACGGGAAGCAGGTGTGGGACAGCGAGGAGATGGTCTTCTTGCCCCTCATCACAGAGTTCCTCTCCATCAAG GTGACGGAGCTCAAGAGCCTGGCCAACCACGTGGTGGTGGGCAACGTCTCGTGCGAAACCAAGGACCTGTTTGCGGCACTGCCGCAGGTGGTAGCTGTCGACATCAACGACCTGGGCACCATCAAGCTCAGCCTGGAGGTGAACTGGAA CCCCTTCGACAAGGACGATCAGCCCTCAGCTGCCAGCACCGTCAACAAAGCATCCACTGTGAACAAACGATTCTCCACCTACAACCAGAGCCCGCCCGACACGCCCTCCCTGCGGGAGCAGGCCTTCTAT AACATGCTGCGGCGGCAGGAGGAGCTGGAGAACGGCACGGCCTGGTCCATCTCCTCAGAGTCGTCGGACGATTCCTCCAGCCCCCAGCTGTCGGGCAGCGCCCGCCACGCCTCCCACAAGCCCATCGTACAGCCCGAGGTGCAGGCCTCCGCCCCCGCCATCGAGATCGCCTTCTCCCAGCAAGAGGAGGCCGGCGCCACAGCAGAGCCACCCAGCCGGCAGGAGGAGCCAGGCAGCGCGACGAAGGAGGTGGTGGCCAATGGCCACGTGCCCTATTCCCGGACTCTGAGCCACATCAGCGAGAGCAGCCTGGATGCGGCAGTGGATTGCAGGGAGGGCCCCAGTGCCCACAGGGAGCCTTCCCCAGTTCCCCAGGACCCCAGCACCGGGGAGCTGCCTCCCCCGGAAACGGACGCCCACCCCGAGGCCTCGAACCTGCTGGTGCCCTGGACAGGGCCGGACCAGAGCCCGGAGGCTGAAGCCTGTGGGGCCGTGTCTCAGGCCGAGGCCTGTGAGCCTGTGGTGGGGCGGGCTGAGGCCACTGTGTGCCAAGCTCTGGGGCCGCAGGGGCATGAGGTCTCCCCGGACCCGCCAGTGGTGCTGCATCCAGTctcagaggagagggggaggctggccccagcccagctcctgctcACCAGCCCGGCAGAGGTGCCAAGGCCCAAGCCTGTGGACTGCGGCCTGGAGGAGGCCATCGGCTTGCTGGGCTCGGCCCTGGACGACTATCGGGGGCAGTTCCCCGAGCTGCAGCCACTGGAGCGGGAGCTGAAACACCTGGAGGAGatcctcatg CACAAGCAGGGCGTCTTCCTGAGCCGCGCCTCCAGCATGAGCCTGACGGTGGAGCACGCCCTGGAGAGCTTCAGCTTCCTCAACACCTCGGACATGGACGACTCGGAGGGCTCGGAGGAGGAGTG GAGGGCTGGCGGAGCCCGTGCTGCAAGTGGGGCATTGGGAGGCTgcgaggtgatggctgaggacaCCGGCACGTGCCGCGGCTCCGAGGGCAGCTCTGACCCCATGAGCACTGGCAATGAGTTTCTGGACAGGGCCGTGGTGCTGCACCTCAGTAACTGCAACcgcctgctgctg AAACTGGGCACATTTGGGCCGCTGCGATGCCGGGAGATGTACGCCCTGGACAAGCTGATGAGGGAAGCGCAGGTTCTGGAGATTGTCTGCCAGCTGACGGAGGAGAAATCAGGGGCGGCCAACGCTGCAGCGGAAG TGGTGCAGTTCTCCACCCGGAAGGAGGGGGTGCTGGCCCTCTGGGACTGCTGTGTGGAGCAGCCCAATGTGTACACCTGCCCCGTGGAGCGGTTCCTGCGCACACTCAGTGCCCAGTATGCAGCACCCGTGGCTGAGCGGCAGCCAGGCCTGGCAGAGTCAG TGTGCGTGAAGCTCGTGGAAGATGTGCTGGACCGGCGGCTGCCCAAGCGACCTGGGAGCAGCCAGGGTGAGCAGCTCACCATCTTCCAGTACTGGAGCCACTTCGAGTCGCTCCCCGTGTCTACACTGGATGCCTACATcatggagctggctgaggaag tgctgctggcccaGAGCCTGAACTCGGACGACCAGGATGTGGTGCTGAAGGCGCTGAAGCGAGTGCCCGAGAGCCGACTCAAGAAGGACGGGCTGAAGGCCATGAGCTCGCTGCTCATCGAGGGTAACAGCAAAGTTGTCAGCGCCGTGTCTGCCCAGCTGCGCAGCCTCGCCGAGAACCCTCGCTTCCGGGAACGG GCCCTCGTGtggttcttggagcagctggaagATGAAGAGGTGCAGATGCGAATCGCCAGCTGCGCAGCCCTGGGGTGTCTCAAG GCCAAAGAAAGCATCGAGCAGCTGGTGTATCTGTGCCAAACGGACAAGGAGGACGTGCGGGAGGCGGCCAAGCAGAGCCTGATGCTGTGCG GGGAAGATGGTAAATCGGCTCACCGGCGGCTGGAGGAGACTCTGAACAGCTTACCGAGGATCTTCGCGCCAGGCAGCATGGCCAGCACCGCCTTCTGA
- the RIPOR1 gene encoding rho family-interacting cell polarization regulator 1 isoform X2, with the protein MAGASFHGEGEGGGLPGAFKTSVFSFCPWEWNKGKASDRPHALCALALPGHRTWRPSRSHSTMSLSVRPQRRALAARINRSQSFAGVNSIQDKAFRNLPPFSTPTVSRKTGSRVRRMFSMSHKSPPPKVPQPDRLDEVYEALKKGLTAYLEVHQLELEKLSTQIRESKRNSRLGFLYDLDKQVKSIERFLRRLEFHASKIDELYESYCIQRRLRDGAHNMVKAYTAASPGSREARDSLAEASKGYKEYTENMCLLESELESQLGEFHVKMKGLAGFARLCAGDQYEIFMKYGRQRWKLKGRIEGNGKQVWDSEEMVFLPLITEFLSIKVTELKSLANHVVVGNVSCETKDLFAALPQVVAVDINDLGTIKLSLEVNWNPFDKDDQPSAASTVNKASTVNKRFSTYNQSPPDTPSLREQAFYNMLRRQEELENGTAWSISSESSDDSSSPQLSGSARHASHKPIVQPEVQASAPAIEIAFSQQEEAGATAEPPSRQEEPGSATKEVVANGHVPYSRTLSHISESSLDAAVDCREGPSAHREPSPVPQDPSTGELPPPETDAHPEASNLLVPWTGPDQSPEAEACGAVSQAEACEPVVGRAEATVCQALGPQGHEVSPDPPVVLHPVSEERGRLAPAQLLLTSPAEVPRPKPVDCGLEEAIGLLGSALDDYRGQFPELQPLERELKHLEEILMHKQGVFLSRASSMSLTVEHALESFSFLNTSDMDDSEGSEEEWRAGGARAASGALGGCEVMAEDTGTCRGSEGSSDPMSTGNEFLDRAVVLHLSNCNRLLLKLGTFGPLRCREMYALDKLMREAQVLEIVCQLTEEKSGAANAAAEVVQFSTRKEGVLALWDCCVEQPNVYTCPVERFLRTLSAQYAAPVAERQPGLAESVCVKLVEDVLDRRLPKRPGSSQGEQLTIFQYWSHFESLPVSTLDAYIMELAEEVLLAQSLNSDDQDVVLKALKRVPESRLKKDGLKAMSSLLIEGNSKVVSAVSAQLRSLAENPRFRERALVWFLEQLEDEEVQMRIASCAALGCLKAKESIEQLVYLCQTDKEDVREAAKQSLMLCDGTERTI; encoded by the exons GAACCTGCCTCCCTTCAGCACCCCAACAGTGTCCAGGAAGACTGGCTCCCGGGTCAGGAGGATGTTCTCCATGTCCCACAAGTCCCCCCCACCCAAGGTGCCGCAGCCCGACCGGCTGGACGAGGTGTACGAAGCGCTCAAGAAGGGGCTGAC AGCCTACCTGGAGGTGCACCAGCTGGAACTGGAGAAGCTCAGCACCCAGATCCGCGAGTCCAAGAGGAATTCCCGCCTG GGCTTTCTCTATGATCTTGACAAG CAAGTCAAGTCGATCGAGCGGTTCCTGCGCAGGCTGGAGTTCCATGCCAGCAAG ATCGACGAGCTCTACGAGTCGTATTGCATCCAGCGGCGGCTCCGCGATGGGGCCCACAACATGGTCAAAGCCTACACCGCCGCCTCCCCGGGCAGCCGCGAGGCACGGGACAGCCTGGCAGAGGCCAGCAAGGGCTACAAAGAGTACACCGAG AACATGTGTCTGCTGGAGAGCGAGCTGGAGAGCCAGCTGGGGGAGTTCCACGTCAAGATGAAAG GACTGGCCGGGTTTgccaggctctgtgctggggacCAGTATGAG ATCTTCATGAAGTACGGGCGCCAGCGCTGGAAGCTGAAGGGGCGCATCGAGGGGAACGGGAAGCAGGTGTGGGACAGCGAGGAGATGGTCTTCTTGCCCCTCATCACAGAGTTCCTCTCCATCAAG GTGACGGAGCTCAAGAGCCTGGCCAACCACGTGGTGGTGGGCAACGTCTCGTGCGAAACCAAGGACCTGTTTGCGGCACTGCCGCAGGTGGTAGCTGTCGACATCAACGACCTGGGCACCATCAAGCTCAGCCTGGAGGTGAACTGGAA CCCCTTCGACAAGGACGATCAGCCCTCAGCTGCCAGCACCGTCAACAAAGCATCCACTGTGAACAAACGATTCTCCACCTACAACCAGAGCCCGCCCGACACGCCCTCCCTGCGGGAGCAGGCCTTCTAT AACATGCTGCGGCGGCAGGAGGAGCTGGAGAACGGCACGGCCTGGTCCATCTCCTCAGAGTCGTCGGACGATTCCTCCAGCCCCCAGCTGTCGGGCAGCGCCCGCCACGCCTCCCACAAGCCCATCGTACAGCCCGAGGTGCAGGCCTCCGCCCCCGCCATCGAGATCGCCTTCTCCCAGCAAGAGGAGGCCGGCGCCACAGCAGAGCCACCCAGCCGGCAGGAGGAGCCAGGCAGCGCGACGAAGGAGGTGGTGGCCAATGGCCACGTGCCCTATTCCCGGACTCTGAGCCACATCAGCGAGAGCAGCCTGGATGCGGCAGTGGATTGCAGGGAGGGCCCCAGTGCCCACAGGGAGCCTTCCCCAGTTCCCCAGGACCCCAGCACCGGGGAGCTGCCTCCCCCGGAAACGGACGCCCACCCCGAGGCCTCGAACCTGCTGGTGCCCTGGACAGGGCCGGACCAGAGCCCGGAGGCTGAAGCCTGTGGGGCCGTGTCTCAGGCCGAGGCCTGTGAGCCTGTGGTGGGGCGGGCTGAGGCCACTGTGTGCCAAGCTCTGGGGCCGCAGGGGCATGAGGTCTCCCCGGACCCGCCAGTGGTGCTGCATCCAGTctcagaggagagggggaggctggccccagcccagctcctgctcACCAGCCCGGCAGAGGTGCCAAGGCCCAAGCCTGTGGACTGCGGCCTGGAGGAGGCCATCGGCTTGCTGGGCTCGGCCCTGGACGACTATCGGGGGCAGTTCCCCGAGCTGCAGCCACTGGAGCGGGAGCTGAAACACCTGGAGGAGatcctcatg CACAAGCAGGGCGTCTTCCTGAGCCGCGCCTCCAGCATGAGCCTGACGGTGGAGCACGCCCTGGAGAGCTTCAGCTTCCTCAACACCTCGGACATGGACGACTCGGAGGGCTCGGAGGAGGAGTG GAGGGCTGGCGGAGCCCGTGCTGCAAGTGGGGCATTGGGAGGCTgcgaggtgatggctgaggacaCCGGCACGTGCCGCGGCTCCGAGGGCAGCTCTGACCCCATGAGCACTGGCAATGAGTTTCTGGACAGGGCCGTGGTGCTGCACCTCAGTAACTGCAACcgcctgctgctg AAACTGGGCACATTTGGGCCGCTGCGATGCCGGGAGATGTACGCCCTGGACAAGCTGATGAGGGAAGCGCAGGTTCTGGAGATTGTCTGCCAGCTGACGGAGGAGAAATCAGGGGCGGCCAACGCTGCAGCGGAAG TGGTGCAGTTCTCCACCCGGAAGGAGGGGGTGCTGGCCCTCTGGGACTGCTGTGTGGAGCAGCCCAATGTGTACACCTGCCCCGTGGAGCGGTTCCTGCGCACACTCAGTGCCCAGTATGCAGCACCCGTGGCTGAGCGGCAGCCAGGCCTGGCAGAGTCAG TGTGCGTGAAGCTCGTGGAAGATGTGCTGGACCGGCGGCTGCCCAAGCGACCTGGGAGCAGCCAGGGTGAGCAGCTCACCATCTTCCAGTACTGGAGCCACTTCGAGTCGCTCCCCGTGTCTACACTGGATGCCTACATcatggagctggctgaggaag tgctgctggcccaGAGCCTGAACTCGGACGACCAGGATGTGGTGCTGAAGGCGCTGAAGCGAGTGCCCGAGAGCCGACTCAAGAAGGACGGGCTGAAGGCCATGAGCTCGCTGCTCATCGAGGGTAACAGCAAAGTTGTCAGCGCCGTGTCTGCCCAGCTGCGCAGCCTCGCCGAGAACCCTCGCTTCCGGGAACGG GCCCTCGTGtggttcttggagcagctggaagATGAAGAGGTGCAGATGCGAATCGCCAGCTGCGCAGCCCTGGGGTGTCTCAAG GCCAAAGAAAGCATCGAGCAGCTGGTGTATCTGTGCCAAACGGACAAGGAGGACGTGCGGGAGGCGGCCAAGCAGAGCCTGATGCTGTGCG ATGGCACTGAGAGAACCATCTGA